GTGTCGCTCAATTTCGCTCATTCATTCACCACTttgtcaatcttgaatGCCGCCCCACGTCAAAAGGAAGGTAAGGCCAAGCAAGTCATGGGTAGGAAAAATGACAAGCCCAGGGAAAAGGTGAAAAAGACCACAGCGTTGACACCAAAGCATTTCAGGGACGCGATTCGGGTTTTgggttttgaaaacttggcgCCTTCATTGACCGGGGTCAAGGACTTGAGCGTGAATGAGTTGAAAACGGGCACGGTGACTACATACGCCCAGAAGACAGAGGACAGTTTGAGGGCACTGAAGGCGTTCAAGAAATTTCAATACCACGAAATGTTCAAGAAACCCGTTTCGTTGGTCACGTCCAACACCGTTAAGATCAACGATggctttgttgaaaaattagAGGGAAACTCGATCGATAATCGAGTTTATCTCGATGGTGCCAAGGGATGTGGTAAATCCACGTTAATGAATCAAGCTATAGCATTGGCGCTTGACAAATACGACGGCAAGGTCATTGTTTTGCATCTACACACGGCCGAGTTGATTGGTAATGGATCCTCGGACTATTTCCGCAACGAGAAATTGGGATTGTACCAGCAGCCAATGGCGACCAAAAGATGGCTAACTTCAATTCTCGCTTCGAATGCAGCGCTATTCAAGACTTTGAAACTCACCGAGGACGTGACAtttgttgagaaaaagaaggaggtcAAGATGAGCAAGGGGAAGCATTCCTTGTATGACTACTTGTCGACGAATCGGGAGATCAACAGGGGTCAGCCAACGATGGCTTTCCAATTCATAATGAGGCAGATTCAAGAGCACTCCAAGAGCATACCTGTGCTATTAGCTATTGACGATTTCAACACCATGGCCGATCAACCAATCACCAAATACTTTGATCGCGACCACGCGCCTATTGATATTCAAGAATTCGAATTGGCAGATTACATACTAAGATATGTTAGTGGAGAATCCCGATTCGAACATGGTGGTGTTTTATTGGGCAAGTCGCAGGATGTGTGCCCCGATAGGAAAACCGTGCATTTGGCCGTGTACCAAGACCCCAAAGTCGATCCCTATTTGAAGAAACCAAAGTTGgatttggagttggccaagaggATGGTGCAAACACACAGGATTGAGCCATTTAGGGTGGACCCAATGACGCATGAGGAAGTTAGGGCGTTGATGTCGTTTTGGAGAGACCAAAATGTGTTGCTTGTAAGAGAAAGCTTCCATAAAAAGGACTTTTCCATAAACTCTGCGACTactgccaccgccaccacaaccacaaccacaaccaacaacGGCGATCTCCCAGCTGAAAATCCGAAAGCTGAATTCGACGCCGACGAGCAGTTTGAGAAAATCTGCAAGTCCAGCTACGTGATATCACAGGGTAACCCCCACGGACTAATCAAACAAAACTTATTATCCTACTAAGCCAACATATACAACGAAATAAACAATTGTaaatagaaaaagaaaaaaaaagcccgaCACGTTTCTATCATCATCACGAAAACAACGTATCCTCTTCTCTCAAATACTCACCAATATCGCCCTGTCTAAAAGCGACAATGCCCGTTGGTGCCAAATTCCTCGCCTCGTTCGTCAGCTTGGCACTCACGCCGAACCCCAAGGGCACATCGCTCATGCTATAAACAATGACCCCCGCATGCTCCGGTATATCATCGCTCATTCT
This portion of the Lodderomyces beijingensis strain CBS 14171 genome assembly, chromosome: 5 genome encodes:
- a CDS encoding mitochondrial 37S ribosomal protein mS29 gives rise to the protein MLRCAASAAKGRGASSVCVSLNFAHSFTTLSILNAAPRQKEGKAKQVMGRKNDKPREKVKKTTALTPKHFRDAIRVLGFENLAPSLTGVKDLSVNELKTGTVTTYAQKTEDSLRASKAFKKFQYHEMFKKPVSLVTSNTVKINDGFVEKLEGNSIDNRVYLDGAKGCGKSTLMNQAIALALDKYDGKVIVLHLHTAELIGNGSSDYFRNEKLGLYQQPMATKRWLTSILASNAALFKTLKLTEDVTFVEKKKEVKMSKGKHSLYDYLSTNREINRGQPTMAFQFIMRQIQEHSKSIPVLLAIDDFNTMADQPITKYFDRDHAPIDIQEFELADYILRYVSGESRFEHGGVLLGKSQDVCPDRKTVHLAVYQDPKVDPYLKKPKLDLELAKRMVQTHRIEPFRVDPMTHEEVRALMSFWRDQNVLLVRESFHKKDFSINSATTATATTTTTTTNNGDLPAENPKAEFDADEQFEKICKSSYVISQGNPHGLIKQNLLSY